Below is a window of Streptomyces genisteinicus DNA.
ACCGGGGCACCAGCCGCGCGTCGCTGGCCGCCGCGCTGCGGGCCGCCGTCAGCCGTGCCTGGCACGACGGCGCGATCCTCGTCCTGACGGGCATGTTCATCGTCGCCATCGCCCTGGTCGGCGCCCATCTGGCGATGCGCGACCTGATCAGTGTGGGTGAACTGGTCGCCGCCGTGGGCCTCGCCCAGTTCCTGCTGGGCCCGTTCCAGCTCCTGACCTACGTCAGCGGGGAGTTCGCGCAGGGCCGCGCCTCCGCCGACCGGATCGCCGAGGTGCTGGCCTCGCCGCCGGCCGTGACCACGGGGGCGGCCCCCGCCGCCGGCACCGGGAGCGAGGACGCGCACGCGCCGGGCGAGGGGGCGGCCGCGGGACGGCTCGCGCTGCGCGGCGTCGTCCACGGCGCGTTGCGGGGTGTGGACCTCGATGCCGCTCCCGGCGAACTGCTCGGGGTGGTCGCCCGCGACCCGGCCGAGGCCGCCGACCTGCTGCGCTGCCTGGGACGTGAGACCGACCCGGACGAAGGGGAGATCGGCGTCGACGGACATCCCCTGACCGCGCTCGACCCGGACGCCGTGCGACGCACCGTCCTGGTGGCGCACCACGACGCCGACCTGTTCGAGAGCAGCCTGCTGGACAACGTGCGGGCCGGCACGGGCCTCGACGACGCGGCGCTCGGGCCCGCCCTCGCCGCCGCTGCCGCCGACGACGTGGCGCGGACGCTGCCGCACGGCGGACGGACCCTGCTCACCGAGCGGGGACGGTCCCTCTCCGGCGGCCAGCGCCAGCGGGTGGCGCTGGCCAGGGCGCTCGCGGCCGATCCGCCGGTGCTGGTGCTGCACGACCCGACGACCGCCGTGGACGCGGTCACCGAGGCCCGCGTCGCCGCCCGGCTGAGGGAACTCCGCCGGGGGCGCACCACGGTTCTGGTGACCACGAGCCCCGCGCTGCTCGCCGTCACGGACCGGGTGGTGGTCCTCGACGGGGGTGCGGTGCGAGCGGAGGGCAGCCACGGCGACCTCGTGGCCGGCGACGCGGCGTACCGGTCGGCGGTGCTGGCATGACGGGCCGTGCCTGCGCCCCGCACCGGACACCGGGTCCGGACGCCCCGCGCACCGCCGACGGGGCCGGGACGATCACGGCCACGGTCTCGGCCACGGGACGGACGAAGGAGAGCAGATGACGGACGAGTCGCCGCCCGCCGGTCCGCCGGAGCGCGCACTGCTGCCCACCGCGACGGCCCGGGAGACCCTCGCGGCGCTCGGCGCGCTGCTGCACGGCCACCGGCTGCTCGCCGCCGCGGCCGCGGCCGTGCTCGTCGCCGGCACGGCGATCGGGCTGCTGACCGCGCCCCTCCTCGGCCGTGTCGTGGACCTCGTCGTCGAGCAGCGGGGCACCGCCGCGCTGACGCTGCCGATGGTCCTGCTGCTGGCCGTCGCCGTGGCCCGGGGCCTCGCGACCGCGGTCGGCAACGCGCTCGTGGCGCGGCTCGGCGAGACGGTCCTCGCGGGCCTGCGCGAGAAGTTCGTGGCGCGGGCGCTGCACCTGCCGCTCGACCGGGTCGAGCAGGCGGGGTCCGGGGACCTGACCTCACGGGTGACCGGCGACGTGACGGTGACGACCAAGGCGGTGCGCCAGGCCCTTCCGGAGTTCAGCGGCGCGCTCCTCACGATCGTCCTGACCACGGCCGGACTCGCCGTCCTGGACTGGCGCTTCCTGCTCGCCGTGCTTCCCGTGGTGCCCGTCCACGTGCTGACCGTGCGCTGGTACATGCCGCGTGCCTCCCGCGTGTACGCGGCGCACCGGGTGGCGTCGGGAGCGCTCCAGCACCAGCTGCTGGACAGCATCGGCGGTGTGCGGACCGTCCGCGCGTTCCGGCTGGGCGACGCGCACTCCGGCCTGCTGCGGGAACGGTCCGAGGCGGCCGTCCGGCTCTCGCTGCGCGGCAGCCGCCTCGTGTCGGGCTTCTTCTCCCGGCTCAACGCCGCCGAGTTCGTCGGCCTGGCCTCCGTCCTCGCGACCGGCTTCGTGCTGGTGCGCGACGACGCCGTGAGCATCGGCACGGCGACGGCCGCCGCGCTGTACTTCCACGGCCTGTTCAACCCCCTCAACGCGGCGCTCTTCCTCATCGACGAGGCGCAGTCGGCGGGCGCCTCGCTCGCCCGGCTCGTCGGCGTCTCGCAGCTGCCCGCCGAACGCGAGCCGGACGGGCGGGCCGTCCCGGTCGACGGTTCCGTCAAGGTCGACGCGCTCAGCCACGCGTACGCCCCCGGGCATCCCGTCCTGCACGAGGTCGATCTCGACGTGCGCAGCGGGGAGCGGGTCGCCCTGGTCGGTGCGAGCGGGGCCGGCAAGACGACGCTGGCGAAGCTGATCGCGGGAGTCCACGAGCCGTCCGGCGGAGTGATCGTGCTGGGCGGTGTCGACACGCGGGAGCTGGGTCCGGCCGGGGTGCGGCGTGCCGTGACGATGATCAGCCAGGAGGTCCACGTCTTCGCCGGGCCGCTCGCCGACGACCTCCGCCTCGCGCGGCCCTCGGCGTCCGACGCCGAGGTGCGGGCGGCGCTGGAGCGGGTCGGGGCGCTGGAGTGGGCCGGGGCCCTGCCGCAGGGGGTGGACACCGTCGTCGGCGAGGGCGGCCACCGCCTCACCGTCACCCAGGCGCAGCAGCTGGCCCTCGCCCGCCTCGTCCTCGCCGGACTCCCCGTCGCCATTCTGGACGAGGCGACCGCCGACGCCGGGAGCGCGGGAGCGCGGGTGCTGGAACGTGCGGCGGAGAACGCGCTGGAGGGGCGTACGGGTCTGCTGGTCGCCCACCGGCTGCCGCAGGCGGCCGCCGCGGACAGGATCGTCGTCCTCGACGAGGGCCGTGTCGTGGAGAGCGGCACCCACGCCGGACTGCTCGCGGCCGGGGGGCGTTACGCGGCGCTCTGGGCGGCGTGGTCGGCGGGCCGCGGGACCCCGGAGTCCCCGGAGTCCCCGGCGACGTGAGCGGTCGGCGCGGTGAGCGGTCGGCGCGGTGAGCGGTCGGCGCGGTGGGCGACCGGCGTGAGGCGCGGGGCGGGGCGACGGGCGGTTCGCGGCACTCGGCGGAGGCCGCGGCGGGGGCCTCGGCGGGCGGCCGGCGGCTGCGGCGTCAGTAGTAGCGGCTCATCAGGCGGGTGCTCCAGGCGGGCTGGACGACGGGCTCGGACGGGGCGAACTCGGCCATGTAGGGCTTGATGTCGAGCACCGGCGACCCGGCGAGCGCGTCCAGCCCCACGACGTGGAGGTCGAGCCCGTCGACGCCGAGCAGCCGGCAGCGGGAGACGCCGAGCCGGTTGGGCCGGTACGGGCCCCGGT
It encodes the following:
- a CDS encoding ABC transporter ATP-binding protein — its product is MPAEGRAGRAVLRTAIAGQRRRVVTASLLGMGHQACEVLVPVVIGLVIDEAVATGDAPVLLRWLLVLGVLFLALSTCYRTSARITDAAGEHAAHRLRGELGDRVLDPRGGADTGRLPGALTALATGDAARVGAVAAAVPYAAAALAGLAVSAVALLRISVPLGLLILLGVPPLLWAGHRISRPLERRSEVEQERAAHASGVAADLVAGLRVLKGIGAEAAAVSRYRGTSRASLAAALRAAVSRAWHDGAILVLTGMFIVAIALVGAHLAMRDLISVGELVAAVGLAQFLLGPFQLLTYVSGEFAQGRASADRIAEVLASPPAVTTGAAPAAGTGSEDAHAPGEGAAAGRLALRGVVHGALRGVDLDAAPGELLGVVARDPAEAADLLRCLGRETDPDEGEIGVDGHPLTALDPDAVRRTVLVAHHDADLFESSLLDNVRAGTGLDDAALGPALAAAAADDVARTLPHGGRTLLTERGRSLSGGQRQRVALARALAADPPVLVLHDPTTAVDAVTEARVAARLRELRRGRTTVLVTTSPALLAVTDRVVVLDGGAVRAEGSHGDLVAGDAAYRSAVLA
- a CDS encoding ABC transporter ATP-binding protein, translated to MTDESPPAGPPERALLPTATARETLAALGALLHGHRLLAAAAAAVLVAGTAIGLLTAPLLGRVVDLVVEQRGTAALTLPMVLLLAVAVARGLATAVGNALVARLGETVLAGLREKFVARALHLPLDRVEQAGSGDLTSRVTGDVTVTTKAVRQALPEFSGALLTIVLTTAGLAVLDWRFLLAVLPVVPVHVLTVRWYMPRASRVYAAHRVASGALQHQLLDSIGGVRTVRAFRLGDAHSGLLRERSEAAVRLSLRGSRLVSGFFSRLNAAEFVGLASVLATGFVLVRDDAVSIGTATAAALYFHGLFNPLNAALFLIDEAQSAGASLARLVGVSQLPAEREPDGRAVPVDGSVKVDALSHAYAPGHPVLHEVDLDVRSGERVALVGASGAGKTTLAKLIAGVHEPSGGVIVLGGVDTRELGPAGVRRAVTMISQEVHVFAGPLADDLRLARPSASDAEVRAALERVGALEWAGALPQGVDTVVGEGGHRLTVTQAQQLALARLVLAGLPVAILDEATADAGSAGARVLERAAENALEGRTGLLVAHRLPQAAAADRIVVLDEGRVVESGTHAGLLAAGGRYAALWAAWSAGRGTPESPESPAT